The nucleotide window GGGCCAGAGCGCGGAGCACACACACCGCACCCCGGGGCGGCCTTCGggggccccggagccccccgTCCCTCCCCCCGGTCGCCCCAGGAGCGCCCCGCCCCCACCGACCGCCTTCCGCTGGAGCAGCAGCTGCAGCGCAGGAATGGCGTAGGCGGCCGTCTTCCCCGAGCCGGTGCGCGCCCGGGCCAGCAGGTCCTTCCCCTCCAGGGCCAGCGGGATGGCCTTCTCCTGGATCAGCGTGGGTCGCGACCAGCCCAGGTCGGCGACGGCCTAGAAGACACGACGCGCGGCTCAGgcggcgccccgcccccaggctcgTGGGCCCGGCAGCTCGTCCCTCCCGGTACCTGCAGCAGCCGTGGGTCGAGGCCCATGTGCTCGAAGCCCACCGCCTCTGGGTCCGCCATGCTACGGCTCTGCGGGGCCGGTGCGTACGCATGGCAGGAAGGGGCCGACGGCGAGCGGCGCAACCACCAATCAGCGTCCCGGGAGCCGCCCCCCGGAAGTGCTGTCGCCCGGCTTCCGGCGTCCGGGCGGGCATCTGCGGCTGCAGTGGTTCGCGGGGTCCGGGGTCGGTCTGTGCGTGCCGCGCTCAGCGGCTGCCAGCGGCTCCTTCGCCAGCCTGGCCGTCGGAGCTGCGCCGGCTCTGCCCATCTTGCTCTGCCCGGCGGACAGTGCAGACACCTGGGACGGACCGACCGACCGATCCTACCCCCGGGGCCCAGCCGgagacccccgccccccgcagcctgACAGCCTCGGTGCAgccccccccacctccgcccTGAGCCGTCCCTACCCCGGAGCCCAGCCTGAGACCCCCCGCAGCCTGACAGCCTCAGTGCAGCCCCCCCACTCCGCCCTGACCCGTCCCTACCCCTGGAGCCCAGCCcgagactccccccacccccagcctgacAGCCTCGGTGCAGCGCCCCAACTCCGCCTTGACCGGTCCCTATCCCAGGGGCCCAGACCAAGGCGCAGCTAATCCTCATCCTCCCTGTGTTTACTCTAACAAGGAAATCAAAAACCATTGTATAGACATTCAAAGAAACTTAAGTCAGTTATCGTTGGACTGTTCTACACCATCCCGAATTAGAACATAAGGaacatgtagttttaaaaatactttaagaatattaatgacagggacgcctgggtggctcagcggttgagcatcttgcctttggctcagggcctgatccagcagtcccaggattgagtcccacatctggctccctgggtgcagcctgcttctccctctgcctgtgtctctgcctctctctgtgtctcatgaataaatgaataaaatatatttttaaaaatgttaatgataaaACCTAGAAGACAAACTTCCAGATCGTTTTGTGAGTAAAAGTAGGTACACACAGGAAACGGTATAGGACACACGTATGAAAAAAGAAAGCGCTAGTTCTGTAGGTCAAATAAGCAATgttgttaaatataaataaaaccatgaaataAAAAGTCAAGAGCGGGCAAGTTTAATACCACACAAGGGCAGAAGGGCAGGATACCAAGATGCTCCAGTTCCATCCTAGGAGCTGAGAAACAACTACTGTATCTCCTCAAAGGATGCCCCACCGGTGGCCTACATGGCCGACCTCTGGGAGTGGCCCAGCGACCGCCCAGCTGTTCCCCCACCCATGGATGCCTGGCAGCTGGCAGCCTGGGCCTGCCTGCTGATGTCCCCCGCAAAGGCCAAGGGCCTTTCCTCCACCTCCCTCCGTGCCTCCCCTCTGCCCGCAGCCTCTTACTTCATCTCAAACACAGCTACTAcaacacattttatttcactGGAAAAATCTGTATGAAGAACCAAATGTGGTTCCTGTGAAGAAAACATTTAGCACAGCTTAAATAAAAGTTAGGAAGGTGGGAGGGTAGGAGGGCCCTGCCTGTGCTGGCTCTGGCACTACCTCGCTCTGGGGCCCAGTGATTGAAATCCCAGTGTCCCAGGGAAGTCTCGGCCCTCACAGTAGGCCTTGGGAGCACCTGTCAGGTGTGAGCCCTGCTGTGGCCCTTAGCTAAAACGTATGGATACACAGAATGCAGACAAGGCTGCAATGCTGGTCATACACAGGCAGGAGCACTTCAACCaggaagtaaaatatatataatttatcaaaaaatagTTCTAATATATAGAAAAACATCTCAATCCTCCGAGGCCTCTGCCCTTCTTAACATTCACAAAGCCACTGAGCTAACCCAGGACTAGCGAGGGACAGTGAGGCAGGGCCTCCCCGGTGGGGCATTTCAGCCGCCTACCGCCTAAGTAAACAAAAAGAAGttaaaggaagggcagaggattTTTCACTTGCTCTTTTTTGTGACAGAATGGAGTGGAATCACTGGAGGTGAGAGGCAAGACTTAGTCCCAGGGCAGTTTTGACTCTGAACAGGCCCCAAAACAGACTTCTGAAAACCCGGACCAATGTCCTGGGTCCTCGTGAACCAGTGTGAACGAGTGGCTGATGTGAATGCTTTGTTGTCATGGAACCAATGTGGCTTatatactgttttcattttttttccctcaaaatccaGGTGGATAAGGTATCAGGTGGGGAAAGTACCAAGTAATTGAGGTGATGGGGAGGGATCATATGGAGAGGATACTACACCAGCTTCTTGGCCTCAAAGAAGCTTTTCAGGTGACGCATCTGCCAGATTCCAGTGAGGAGGAGGATGGCTGTCTGAGCAATGGACCACCACAAGACCCTCTGGTTGGTGCTCTCACTGGTGAGACGGAAGCGCTCTTCACGATACTGCGTGGGACAACAAGCCAGGATTAATATGCAAGAAAAATGGTTCCCACTGTCATGAGACCCCTCCCTCCTGCATAGAATTCGACTTTGGGACCAAATGCCTGCTGAAACgctgccccaggctccccaggcagCACCCCAGGAGAGGGATGTGCTGCCCCTCCAGGAGCTGCGCTCTCCTCACACTGTCCACCCCAGTCTCAGTGGCTGAGCTCCTGGGAAGGACATGCCCTATGCAGACACTTCCAGCAGGCACAAAGGTCAACTGCCACGTCTCCGTACAGTGATATGTGCTCACCCTCTGGTAATCCTGCTCCTTCTGGATCTGTTCCACTTGATCCAACAGCTGGCGAGCTCGGAGCTGGAGCTCGGTCAGTTTGTCCTTGGCAGCGATCTCAGGGTAGTTGTTGGCATGCTCCCCAACCTGGATGTCCAGGTGCACGCGCTACAAAGAAAGGGGGTTGGAGCCCCAAAGCCCTGAGGTCAGAAGCCCTCCGACTCTCGGTTCTGGGCTAGGGAACCTACTCCACCCCTGGCTGTGGGACAGAAGTGCAACACCTGTCTCTTTGATTGTCCCTGGTCACAAAGGGTCACAAGTGACGGTGGCCATTCACTCAAAACTTGGTGGAATCGGGGACAGCTTCGGGATGTGGCCGGAGAGGCCCTTCTCTTACCAGTCTGCCGCCAGCAAAGAGAGCCATCCTGGTGGAATTGGAGTGCAGGCAGATCTGATGGTCGCCGGGCATGTGGGAAGTGAAGGTGAAGCGGCCCTCGGAGCCATACTGTCGGGACAGCACCACCTGCAACGGAGCACACCGTGACAGGCGCTCGTTGCCCTGTGCCCACACGTCTCCCGGAGCTGCTCCGACCCCGCACGTGCCCCGGAGCGGAGCCGCCCTGTCCCTGCGCGTCCCTGGCCCCGCAGGTCCCCCGGAGCTGCGCGGACCGCTGCCCTACCTTGCCCTCggggtccttcacctccacgtgcaTGCCCAGGCCGGGGGTCGAGGGCAGGAAGACCTCCTTCTGCTTGTCCCACATCTGCGTGCGGTAGTTCCCTGCGGAGCACACACAGCCGTCACGACCCGCCTGCTCCGGCCGGCTCCCACTCTCCGCGGGGCGCCGCGGCCGCGTCTGGGAGACACGCAGGCCCTGTCCTCCCTCGCCCCGCCTGACCGATGACCATGGTCTCGTCGGGGATTTCCTCGATGAAGCAGCGCTTCTCGGTCTCGCCGATGTGGAAGTAGAGTCCCCGGGCGCCAGCTGCGCACAGCGCGAGCAGCAGCAGCGCCGGTCGCCCCATCGCCCGCCGCCACCCGCCAGACACCTGCCAACGCGCGCCCGAGGCCCGTCGCGCATGCGCGCGCCCGAGCTCCGGTCCAGGAGACGCAGCTGGGCCAGGCGCTGAGTGCGCATGCGCTCTGGCGGCCGCTCTGCGTCCGTCTCGCTCCGCGCGTCTTCCAGGCCCGCAGCTCTGCCGAGAGGAGAGTGCGCATGCGGGGGACGCCCGGGGCTCCTTTCCGCTTTCCGGGAGCGATGCTTTGCCCGACACCTACCTACGCGTTTCCTCCGCCCTGAGCGCGTGCGCAAGCCTCTGCCCGGCTTCCCGGAGAGGCCGCGCAGCCAGCGTCGGGGCGAGCGTGTGCGGGTTCGTtcgcgccccgcccctccgcggaCCGGACCTGGTGGGACTTCACTCTGGACCCGGGTCGCGGGGGCAGAGTGTCCCAAGCGGGAGAAGGAAGGGCATGGGGGAGGGGTCCAGCACTGGGGTAGGAGTCTGGGGACGAGGGAGCCCGCGCGGGAGGCGGGCCGGGGAGCGGCCTGAACTGGTGGGGCTGTGACCGCCGGGCGTGACCTGCGACCCTGCGATTGTGCTGGGCTTTTCCTAACATTTGCGTGCGTGGAGGGGCactcccggggcggggggtgccaGGGACTGCGCTGACCTCCACGAAGATGCGTGGAGCGGGGACAGATGCGACAAGGGTCCCTTCGTCGTTTCAGTGGACACCGCGGGCCTCGCGGCTTTCCGGCCAGCTGTCGGGCTGCCTCCGCCCCGTGCCCCAGGTGAGGCCTGCGAAAGCCCTGGCGCCGCGCTCGACGCTGCTCTTTCTCCCATAAGCGCTGGGACGGAGCCAGAACAGCATCCTGGCCAATAAAGGCCATTCCAGACGCAGCAATTCTGAGGACCCAAAGCCTCCGTTTACAGCTGTctcctccagaagctggaaatggGGGTCTGGCGTAGAGCCCCTTGATTTTAAATATGGGCGTTTAGCTCAGTTGCATCTACTGGGATGGACAACAGTCTGGCCTCATTCTGCATCTCATCTCCGTTCCAACCTGGGGTACCGTCTGGGGTTAAGGGACCTGACCTGCATGCTGTTGCGGCTTCCCCAACCCTATccctccgccccccccgcccccctcccgcccctccatGAACAAACTGGTGCAAAAGGAGACTGAAAATCTGAGCTAAGAAATGGAGGGAGAGTTCGGAAAACAATGAGTGGGGTCAGGTGGCGTGTTTGCCGGGCGTGGTCACACCACCTCTCCTCTGGGGCACAGGGAGCCGAACAACAAACCAGAACATCATTGCTGGCCATAGAATCACAGCAGAGCACGGGTGAAGCTTTGCTTTAAATTTCTCATAATTTCCAAAAACAGTGAATAGTTAGAATGAACTTTCATATACTCATCACCCGCCTTCAACAAAAATCAACTTTTGTCAGCCTTGTTTCATTTCAGCATGTTTTCCCTAAAGTATATTAAAGTgcatttttttctgcatatacATCATTTTGCCTATAAATACTTGAGTATCTGTAACGgatgaggacttttaaaaataccatattcatggggcacctgggtggctcagtggttgagcatctgcctttggctcaggtcgtgacctcaggtcctgggatcaagtcctgcatcaagcctgcttctccctctgcctgtctctgcctctctccctgtcactcgtgaatacatctttaaaaaaaatttaataccaTATTAACATCCAATGAGGTTAAGTAATTCTTTGATGTCCCCTAATACTTAGCATATGTACAGTTTCTCCCATCGTCTCAGACTTTAGATTGTTTAATCGGTGCAAGTAAGGTAAATTCACTGGGTCAGGGACATAGCTCCTAAATCTCCATGGTTGATGACCACAGTGCCGTTTCTTACTGAAGCAGCTAGACCCCTGGGCCAGAATCCTCTACATTCTGGATTGGGCAGATTGTATCTTCACGTGTCATTTCACATGTGTCTGTCCCTGCAGTATCTTGTAAACCATTAGATCCAGAACCAGGGAGGATTTGCAGTAAAACTAAACGTGTCTGCATATGTTGCAATCATTACCCCTTAACGTTCAGATCATAAGATTTCCAAGCTCTTTGTGCCCTTTTAACACAACCCCAGTAGTCTTAAGTGGTTTCctggttttctattttgtacACTGCCTGCCCTACACACAAAATCTGCCATttacggggtgcctgggtggctcggtggctgaagcacctgccttcagctcgggtcatgatctcagagccccaggatcaaagccctgcattggctccctgctcagcagggagtttgcttctccctcttactctgctgctccctgtgctcatgctcttcctctaatctcttttttttaaagatctgccATTTATCCAAGGAATCCTGATTCACTTTGGTGAGAAATGGTTAtttatacttttagttttttttttttttcgagagaACCCTAAAATTTGTCCTAATTGATGGGTAATCTTAAAGAGATTGCATTACCCACAGTAGAAAATCTACATTAGGTCATCTAAATCCCCAGGCCTGAAAACTTTTCCCCTCAACAGTGGTGGGTAATTTCTGTCAACATTTTTCTAAGCCAGTTGCCCCTTCACTCAATATCACTGAGCAGCTATTATTGTGTCTTTGTTCTAAACTCTGGGGACGCAATggtgaacaagacaaaaatccttGTCCTCATGGGTTTATTTTGATTACTGCCCTTCAATACAATATAGCATGTCAGATTGAGATAGGTGTCAAGGAGGAAAATGCAGCAGGGAAGAGGTTAGGGActgtagtgggttgaatggtgCCCACCCCCAAAAGACTTATCATGTGTTGaaatctctggaacctgtgaatgtgaccatACTTGGAGTCTTTCCAAATGTAATCAAGGACCAGATGCAATAATCCTGGATTATCCACGTGGGCCCTAAACCCAGTGACCAGTGTCTATCACAGAGACACCCACACACCCATAGGATGACTGgtataaaaaccaaaaagaaggggcagccctggtggtgcagcagtctGGCGCCGCCTGcaccccggggtgtgatcctggagacccaggatcaagtcccacatcgggcttcctgcatggagcctgcttctccctctacctgtgtctctgcctctctcgctctctatgaataaataaataaatctttaaaaaaaaatgaaaataaggattggtgaggatgtggagaattaAAACTTCATTAACTGTGCGCAGCATCATACATGGTACAACCACTATGGGAAAGAACATGGGTGtacaagaaattaaaactaaaactaccatatgacccaacagtCCCATTCTGGGTAGATCTCTAAaagcactgaagaaaaaaaaaaaataaaataaaaataaaagcactgaagaagaaaaaaaaagttaaaagcagtGAAgataggactttatttattttttttttaagataggacctttaaaagacacaaaagcacTATTCACAGTGGCCAAGAGTAgaagccacccaaatgtccattgatggatgagcAGATGAGAAGTAAACAAAAGTGGCATATACACATCACTGATCATTCAGCCTTCAAATGAGAAGGAAATCCTGCAGTGCCACAGCATGAATGGACCTTGGGGACatgatgctcagtgaaataagccggTCACaaaatacatactgtatgattccacttacaagaGGGTAAATAAAGGGGTGGGAAGGAggtagagagggaaggaaggtagGGGAGGGGTAGGGAGAAGGGGAGTTGTCTAATGGATAGTTTCAGATTTGTAAGATGAAaacagttctggagatctgttccACAACataatgtcactgaactgtacacttagaaGAGAGAGATGTACAGATAAAAGGACATGGCCATGGGATCACAGAGGTAGACGTTACAGAGTTACagagtcggagaaagacaaatgggAATTCACTCCTGTGTGGCATCTATaaagcaaaggaacaaacaaaacagacgCAGATTCAGACACGGGAAGCAAGctgttggttaccagaggtggTGGAAGCGGCTGGGAGCGGGCacaacaggtgaaggggattaagaggcacCTATTTTTCAGCGATAAATGTTGATGTACGGCACAGGGAGCACAGGCAGCGACCCCCTCAAAGCTTCGCATGACAACAGAAGGTAACTAGACTATCGCGGggatgggttttttttgttttgtttttttaagattttatttaagagagacagagaggggggagaaggggtagggagagggagaagcagacttcctgctgagcagggatctggGCCAGGACCTGGGGCTCcctcccgggaccctgagatcatgacctgcgccgaaggcagaagctcaagcaactgagccacccaggcgcccctgcagggCTCCATTTcctaatgtataaaaatatcaagtcaCCATggtatacacctgaaattaatgctACACTCTTAAGGCAATTGTacttcaatcaaaaaaaaaaaaaaaaagaagataatcgcccagttttttttgttttttttttttaagatttattcaaagagacagagagagagagaggcagagacacaggcagagggagaagcaggctccatgcagggaacccgatgtgggactcgatcccgggtctccaggatcacatcccgggctgcaggaggcactaaaccgctgcgccaccagggctgccctcacccagtatttttatttttatttttatttatttttttttttttttaatttttttttttaatttttatttatttatgatagtcacacacagagagagagagagaggcagagacacaggcagagggagaagcaggctccatgcaccgggagcccgacgtgggattcgatcctgggactccaggatcgcgccctgggccaaaggcaggcgccaaaccactgcgccacccagggatccctcacccagtatttttaaaaagctaaagccAGGGTCCCTGgttggctccgcggtttagcgccgcctttggcccggggtgtgatcctggaaacctgggatcgagtcccgcgttgggctccctgcatggagcttgcttctccctctgcccgtgtctctgcctctctgtctctcatgaataaataaaatcttttaagaaaggaaataaatagtaACCAGAATGTAAGTAAGTTGGGACCCTCGCATCTTGCTGGTGGGGACGTGATGCGGCCGTGGCAGGCGCTGGAAAACCCAGCTAGGGCTCCCCTCCCAGGTACACACACAATAGGGGTGGACACCCGTCCCGCACCCCACGGGTGCTTGTGGGCCAACCTCACCGCAGCACCATGCACAAAAGCTCAAACATGCAAACGACCCCAACAGGGAATGGGCACAGGAGCGGCAGAGGAGCCACAGGACGGGCTACTCTCTGCTAGTAGAAACGAATGGCAATCAGGTCGCCCGGGGACTCAGCGATTgcacgtctgccttcagcccagggcgtgacctcggggtcctgggttcgagttccgcgtcgggctcctgcatggcgcctgcgtctcccgctgcctgtgtctctgcctctctgtctggttaataaataaaatctttaaaaaagaaaacaaaaaagggaatCCTGACTCCTGCTCCAACGTGGACCCACCTTCAGCACATGCTCAGTGAAACAAGCTCCGAGACAGGAACCGCACCACCGCACCCGCACGAGGCCCAGGGACAGGAGTAGCGAAGGGTGCTGGGAGCGGTTACCGCTCGGACGGTCCCCACTGGCCCCCCATCCCCAGGAATACCCCGACCCCACGGTCGCCCAGCTGCCCGCGCACAGCTCGCTTCCTTCCTCACGGGAACGACCTCCGGAGGGAAACCGCACTCGCACACGCACTCGCCACTCCTCCCCCGGCGGCCACCCGGCATCGGGGCCGCAGAGACCCAGCCCGCCCACTGCAGGCCCCGGGCCCACGCCACGACCACGCCGGCGCTGCTCTGTGACGTCAGGCCACGCCCGAACGGCCGGGGCGGACCTTCTTCTCCAGGGGCGGGACTGCGTGCTGACGCCACACGCCGGGGCGGGATCAAGAGTTTGGTGCCCCGGAGTGGGGTGTCGGCGCCTCATTCGGGTGGAGCCGAGCCGGGGACAGGTAAGCGCGCGCTGCCGCTGGGCCTGGGCTGGTGCGGGAGGCCCCGCGCCCTCGGGCAGGAGGCGGGGGGTGTGGCAGAGGGCGAGGGCGCCGCAGCCTCGTTGTCGCAGGCGCCGCGGTGACAGGGAGTGAAGCCGGATGGAGCAGAGCTGACGGCGGGAGGTGGGCGGGACGGGGCCTGATGGACGACCATGGCAGCCAATGGGACGGCGAGGGCCGTCTGACGGGCGGAGATTGGCGGGCGCTGGCGCGCGCAGACGTCGCGGGGGGCGCGCAGTGGCGCGCTATTGGCTGTGTGGGGCGTGGGGCGGGCCTCGCGGCGGATGTGAGGGAACGGGCGCCGCGGCCAGGGTGACCCCCAAGGTCGGGGAGGCGTCACACGGGAGCCGCCCGGCGCCGTCCTCTGCCGGCTCGGAAGGGTGGCGCGCCCTTGATGGAGCGGCTGCGGGCCGCGGGCCGTGGGGCCTgctccgcccgccgccgccctGGCTGCGCGCCCCGGGAGACGCCCTTGAGAAGACCGAGGGCAGCACCACGAGGACTCAGTATTCCTCCGGACTCAGAACTCCCCCGTACCCCATTTTCTCCTTATGATCCTGGGGAGACGCCCTTGAGCACACCACCCGCAGCACCCCACGGACTTAGTACCTCTTCGGACTCAGGACTACTCTTTACTCCTTCACCCTGTGGTCCTGGGGGGATAACCTTGAGGGCAGCACCCCCAGGACTTAGTACCTCTCCGGACTCAGTACTACTCTTTACTACTACTTCACCCTGTGGTCCTGGGGGGGACAACCTTGAGCACACCACCTGCAGCACCCCAAGGACTTAGTACCTCTCCGGACTCAGTACTACTCTTTACCACTCCTTCACCCTGTGATCCAGGGGGGACGACCTTGAGCATACAACCTTCAGTACCCCGAGGACTCAGTACCTCCTCTCTTCCCTGTGGTCATGGGGGATCGCCCTTGAGCACACCACCAACAGGACCCCAAGGACTCAATACTCCTGGACTCAGTACTCCTCCGTACTCCTCCTTCATCCTGTGGTCCCAGGGGGACATTCTTGAGTACACCACCCACAGTG belongs to Canis lupus baileyi chromosome 15, mCanLup2.hap1, whole genome shotgun sequence and includes:
- the TMED4 gene encoding LOW QUALITY PROTEIN: transmembrane emp24 domain-containing protein 4 (The sequence of the model RefSeq protein was modified relative to this genomic sequence to represent the inferred CDS: inserted 2 bases in 1 codon) — encoded protein: MRTLLSAELRAWKTRGARRTQSGRQSACALSAWPSCVSWTGARARACATGLGRALAGVWXGWRRAMGRPALLLLALCAAGARGLYFHIGETEKRCFIEEIPDETMVIGNYRTQMWDKQKEVFLPSTPGLGMHVEVKDPEGKVVLSRQYGSEGRFTFTSHMPGDHQICLHSNSTRMALFAGGRLRVHLDIQVGEHANNYPEIAAKDKLTELQLRARQLLDQVEQIQKEQDYQRYREERFRLTSESTNQRVLWWSIAQTAILLLTGIWQMRHLKSFFEAKKLV